One segment of Clostridium ljungdahlii DSM 13528 DNA contains the following:
- the secG gene encoding preprotein translocase subunit SecG, whose product MHIFLVILQLIIGAVLIAVILVQPGKTNGLSGLISGGAGESFYSRNKSRTSEAMLVRTTVILAILFAIICVVQNFIK is encoded by the coding sequence ATGCACATTTTTTTAGTAATTTTGCAACTGATAATTGGAGCTGTGCTTATAGCAGTTATATTGGTACAGCCGGGTAAAACTAACGGGTTGAGTGGACTTATATCTGGTGGAGCAGGTGAAAGCTTTTATTCAAGAAATAAATCAAGGACTTCAGAAGCAATGTTAGTAAGAACAACTGTTATACTAGCTATATTATTTGCGATTATATGTGTAGTGCAAAATTTCATAAAGTAA
- the eno gene encoding phosphopyruvate hydratase, which produces MKNYIEIVDVMARQILDSRSNPTVEVEVVLEDGTVGRSAVPSGASTGAFEAVELRDGDTEKYKGKGVLKAIDNINNYVAEELIGMNVFDQVLIDKTMIELDGTKNKAKLGANATLGVSLACARAAAEYLGLSLYQYIGGVNAKVLPVPMMNILNGGKHADNNVDLQEFMIMPAGAPSFSEALRMSSEVYHTLKSLLKSKGYDTGVGDEGGFAPNLKSNEEAIQVIVEAIEKAGYTPGKDIFIALDPASSEFYEDGKYNLKGEGKVLTPAEMVDFYVDIANKYPIISLEDGMAEEDWEGWALLTEKLGDKIQLVGDDLFVTNTERLKKGIDKKVANSILIKLNQIGTLTETLNAIEMAERAGYTAVVSHRSGETEDTTIADLVVAVNAGQIKTGAPARSERVAKYNQLLRIEEELGEVAEYRGLDAFYNLNRK; this is translated from the coding sequence ATGAAAAATTATATAGAAATAGTAGATGTAATGGCAAGACAAATCCTTGATTCAAGATCAAATCCAACTGTAGAGGTAGAAGTTGTATTAGAAGATGGAACTGTAGGCAGATCAGCAGTACCTTCTGGTGCATCTACAGGAGCATTTGAAGCTGTAGAACTTAGAGATGGAGATACTGAAAAATATAAGGGAAAAGGTGTTTTGAAGGCTATTGACAATATAAATAATTACGTAGCAGAAGAACTTATAGGAATGAATGTATTTGATCAGGTACTTATAGATAAGACAATGATAGAACTTGATGGTACAAAAAATAAGGCTAAGTTAGGTGCTAATGCTACATTAGGTGTATCACTTGCTTGTGCAAGAGCAGCTGCTGAATATTTGGGACTAAGCTTATATCAATATATAGGTGGAGTAAACGCAAAAGTTCTTCCAGTTCCAATGATGAACATATTAAATGGTGGAAAGCATGCTGATAATAATGTAGATCTTCAGGAATTTATGATAATGCCTGCAGGCGCTCCAAGTTTTAGTGAAGCTCTTAGAATGAGCTCTGAAGTTTACCACACACTGAAGTCACTTTTAAAATCCAAGGGTTATGACACTGGTGTAGGTGATGAAGGTGGATTTGCTCCAAATCTAAAATCAAATGAAGAAGCTATACAGGTAATAGTTGAAGCTATAGAAAAGGCTGGATATACTCCAGGAAAAGATATATTTATAGCATTAGATCCTGCTTCATCAGAATTTTATGAAGATGGAAAATACAATTTAAAGGGAGAAGGCAAAGTTTTAACTCCTGCAGAAATGGTAGATTTTTATGTAGATATTGCAAATAAATATCCTATAATCTCCTTAGAAGATGGTATGGCAGAAGAAGATTGGGAAGGATGGGCATTATTAACTGAAAAATTAGGAGATAAAATTCAGTTAGTAGGCGATGACCTCTTTGTAACTAATACAGAAAGATTGAAAAAAGGTATAGATAAAAAAGTTGCCAATTCTATACTTATAAAATTAAACCAAATAGGAACTCTTACAGAGACATTAAATGCTATAGAGATGGCAGAGAGAGCAGGTTATACTGCAGTTGTATCACATAGATCAGGTGAGACAGAAGATACTACAATAGCTGATTTAGTAGTAGCAGTAAATGCAGGACAGATAAAAACTGGTGCACCAGCAAGAAGTGAAAGAGTTGCAAAGTATAATCAACTTTTAAGAATAGAGGAAGAATTAGGGGAAGTAGCTGAGTACAGAGGACTAGATGCATTTTATAATCTAAACAGAAAGTAA